The Oryzias latipes chromosome 16, ASM223467v1 genomic sequence AAAGCCTCTGTTCAACAAACACATCATggttctcatttttattttacaaagtgcaaaatacaatacaatataAACAAAATCAATGTTGAAAGTCAACATTCATCACAAAAGTAGCAAAAGAGATTTTGTCCATTTAACAAAAAGCTCACAAACAATCATATCAGCACTTGACCAGTCCACAGTTTTGGCTGAAATGGAACAGATGATGAGGTCAGAGAAAAAGTTACACAGAAATGGACAGAACTACATCTTTCTCTATGATTTCCAGTCTGTCAATCCTTCCATGCTGTCCAGTCAGTGaagacacaaatgtttttaatctcATCTTCTTGCCAGAGAGCAGAAAGAGGGTAAATCATCTGACCTGCAGTCCTTCAGAAATTGGTTTTCCTCCAGTTCTGTCTGTAACTTCTTTTCATCTGATGGGGAAACCCGGCTACAAAACCGAGAGATTGTGGCAGGACTTTGATTTCAGCCAGAATGCCATGGTGGGATTGTTCTTTGCAACCACTTTGTCGAAAAAGCGTTTGGCCTTCATGGGGAGGCTCTCTCGCCGTGTGCTACAGTGTACGTGCCTGCGCCGTCTGCTCTCCTCCCTGGAGTCTCTTCGCAGACGCAGCTGCCGCACGATGCCGTAGAATGACTCCCAGACATTGTGCTGCATGGCAGCTGAGGTCTCGATGAACTTGCAGTCAAACACGGCAGCACACGCGCAGCCCTCTGCGAGATCACAAAGAGAGACACACCTGAAGGGCtgtgtttcaaacaaaaacaggaaacaggtgTGTGAGTCTCCTTACCACTGGTCAACACTTCTCTCCGCCGCACTAGATCACACTTGTTCCCCACCAGGATGATCGGGGTGTGTCGGGCAGGACAGAAGCGACGGAGGGTTATTCTGAGCTCTGAAGCTCTCAGGAACGAGGCCCGGTCCGTTATGGAATACAACAGCAAGTAGGCGTCAGCCGTCTGCATGTACTGCTCCTGGGTCCACTCGTTGTCAGTCTGAGGAGCACACACTGTTAATATATACCCACATTAAAACACATAACTATTCCAAAGATTCAGTTTTCATCTCACCTGTTCATCCCACATGTCCACCAAAGTAATGATTGCAGGTTCCCCATCAACTTCAATTTCTTTTTCACACAATtcctctaaaaaacaaacaaaaagatctttata encodes the following:
- the gem gene encoding GTP-binding protein GEM codes for the protein MLSSVRRHSLRLQTELHRWSICDSGSHAPPDGLLARVPACISRSKSCASSAGESDGSRGSWSSSDSVISTDFAGEPAEPESPYRVVLLGASGVGKTAFASIFAGAADSMDSDDCELCGEELCEKEIEVDGEPAIITLVDMWDEQTDNEWTQEQYMQTADAYLLLYSITDRASFLRASELRITLRRFCPARHTPIILVGNKCDLVRRREVLTSEGCACAAVFDCKFIETSAAMQHNVWESFYGIVRQLRLRRDSREESRRRRHVHCSTRRESLPMKAKRFFDKVVAKNNPTMAFWLKSKSCHNLSVL